From the genome of Haloterrigena sp. KLK7, one region includes:
- a CDS encoding diacylglycerol kinase family protein produces the protein MTNRGGAPTDGAAERTRRLVLNPTSGEADHAERVRRLAAEHGFSVVETERAGHGAELAATAAADGVDLLAACGGDGTVHEVVQGLVAADALEDVTLSVIPAGTANIYASGLGIESVDDGFAAARRGATRRLDLGVADGEPFVLSAIAGLLASASTATSAQLKERIGTLAFVVEGIRTAREFDGLEVAVDAVAGDEEYVWEGEALCLLVGALRGFTGPDEPSNAETGRLEVTVVDRLPPTDAIAEAVEQRLFDRETPHVTTIEASELEIVALEDDPVRFSLDGERREYDRVEIGVRPRALRVCVGEAYASSP, from the coding sequence GTGACCAATCGTGGCGGGGCTCCGACGGACGGAGCGGCCGAACGCACGCGTCGTCTCGTTCTCAACCCGACGAGCGGTGAGGCCGATCACGCGGAGCGAGTGCGACGACTCGCCGCCGAGCACGGCTTTTCGGTCGTCGAGACCGAGCGGGCCGGCCACGGAGCCGAGCTCGCGGCGACAGCGGCGGCCGACGGCGTCGACCTCCTCGCGGCCTGTGGCGGTGACGGGACCGTCCACGAGGTCGTCCAGGGACTCGTCGCGGCCGACGCGCTCGAGGACGTGACCCTCTCGGTGATCCCGGCGGGCACGGCCAACATCTACGCGTCGGGGCTGGGAATCGAAAGCGTCGACGACGGCTTCGCGGCGGCCCGACGGGGCGCCACGAGGCGGCTGGATCTGGGCGTTGCCGACGGCGAACCGTTCGTGCTGTCGGCGATCGCGGGGCTGCTGGCGTCGGCGAGCACGGCCACTTCCGCGCAGCTCAAAGAGCGGATCGGCACCCTCGCGTTCGTGGTCGAGGGCATCCGGACCGCGCGGGAGTTCGACGGCCTCGAGGTCGCGGTCGACGCCGTCGCCGGCGACGAGGAGTACGTCTGGGAGGGGGAGGCGCTCTGCCTGCTCGTCGGCGCCCTTCGAGGGTTCACCGGCCCGGACGAGCCGTCGAACGCCGAAACCGGACGGCTCGAGGTGACGGTCGTCGACCGGCTACCGCCGACGGACGCGATCGCCGAAGCCGTCGAACAGCGACTCTTCGATCGAGAGACGCCCCACGTCACGACGATCGAGGCGTCCGAACTCGAGATCGTCGCCCTCGAGGACGACCCGGTTCGGTTCAGTCTGGACGGGGAGCGCCGGGAGTACGACCGCGTCGAGATCGGCGTTCGACCGCGGGCGCTCCGCGTCTGCGTGGGCGAGGCGTACGCCTCGAGCCCGTGA
- a CDS encoding DUF5783 family protein has protein sequence MAETEFDPEKFEDKYVHYFEELQEAYSNAYNQLHGRYDSAILKAIDRNVLSESEPFYEGDGEFRVDLPEERVEEVRAAVGDPDQFDTVLEELVDRIETELRRIFGFESAD, from the coding sequence ATGGCCGAGACCGAGTTCGATCCCGAGAAGTTCGAGGACAAGTACGTCCACTACTTCGAAGAGCTGCAGGAGGCCTACTCGAACGCCTACAACCAGCTCCACGGCCGGTACGACTCCGCGATCCTCAAGGCGATCGACCGGAACGTCCTGAGCGAGAGCGAACCGTTCTACGAAGGCGATGGAGAATTCCGCGTCGACCTCCCCGAGGAACGAGTCGAGGAGGTCCGCGCCGCCGTCGGTGACCCCGACCAGTTCGATACCGTCCTCGAGGAACTCGTCGACCGGATCGAAACCGAACTACGGCGCATCTTCGGGTTCGAATCGGCCGACTGA
- a CDS encoding formate/nitrite transporter family protein translates to MSVAPDPPEIFDRAAEEGERRLDQSWLELISTSFIAGFTIVFGLAALGIVHAVLEPRIGDAAKLPGSLAFGFGLVMLVVGRSELFNENFFDPVATAIERDDSWLIGPLLRLWSVTFAFNLVGGALMVLVLSVPGALPDGTDHALVTVAEEIVHREPTGVFADAIAGGALVALLSHLLEAVDGVGGRIAMAYIVGILLALGPFDHVIVTVLHVFFGMAFGADISVGALGTTTAVVTAGNVVGGLGLVTFSHIAQVEGARSSGD, encoded by the coding sequence ATGTCCGTCGCTCCCGATCCCCCCGAAATCTTCGACCGCGCGGCCGAAGAGGGGGAACGACGCCTCGATCAGTCGTGGCTCGAGTTGATTTCGACCAGTTTCATCGCCGGGTTCACGATCGTCTTCGGCCTCGCGGCGCTCGGCATCGTCCACGCGGTCCTCGAGCCGCGGATCGGTGACGCCGCCAAACTCCCGGGATCGCTCGCGTTCGGCTTCGGCCTCGTAATGCTGGTCGTCGGTCGGTCGGAACTGTTCAACGAGAACTTCTTCGATCCGGTCGCGACGGCGATCGAACGAGACGACTCGTGGCTGATCGGCCCGCTGCTCCGCCTGTGGTCCGTCACGTTCGCGTTCAACCTCGTCGGCGGTGCCCTCATGGTGCTCGTGCTGTCGGTTCCCGGCGCGCTCCCTGATGGAACGGACCATGCGCTGGTGACGGTCGCCGAGGAGATCGTCCATCGGGAGCCGACGGGGGTATTCGCGGACGCTATCGCGGGCGGTGCGCTCGTAGCGTTGCTCTCCCACCTCCTCGAGGCCGTCGATGGCGTCGGCGGTCGGATCGCCATGGCGTACATCGTCGGCATCCTGCTAGCGCTCGGCCCCTTCGATCACGTCATCGTTACCGTTCTCCACGTCTTCTTCGGGATGGCGTTCGGTGCCGATATCAGCGTCGGTGCGCTGGGGACGACGACCGCCGTCGTGACGGCCGGGAACGTCGTCGGCGGACTCGGCCTGGTCACGTTCAGTCACATCGCGCAGGTCGAAGGAGCGCGCTCGTCCGGCGACTGA
- a CDS encoding ThuA domain-containing protein: MADVTIWNEFRHEREDDDVAAVYPDGIHATLAEALDAGGADRDETPAHEIRTATLDEPEHGLPAAVLEETDVLLWWGHEAHDEVSADVVDRVQQRVLEGMGLIVLHSGHYSKVFKRLMGTTCSLQYREDGATERLWVVDPGHPIADGLDESIELPRTEMYGEPFDVPEPDRLVFTSWFEGGEVFRSGCCYRRGSGRIFYFRPGHEEYPIYENEDVRRVLRNAVDWATPTEGAPRTFGERE; encoded by the coding sequence ATGGCCGACGTTACGATCTGGAACGAGTTCCGTCACGAGCGCGAAGACGACGACGTCGCGGCCGTCTATCCGGACGGGATCCACGCGACGCTCGCCGAGGCGCTGGACGCCGGCGGCGCCGACCGGGACGAGACGCCCGCTCACGAGATCCGTACCGCGACGTTAGACGAGCCGGAACACGGCCTTCCCGCGGCAGTCCTCGAGGAGACCGACGTCCTGCTGTGGTGGGGCCACGAGGCCCACGACGAGGTCTCGGCGGACGTCGTCGACCGCGTTCAGCAGCGCGTCCTCGAGGGGATGGGCCTGATCGTCCTCCACTCGGGCCACTACTCGAAGGTCTTCAAGCGCCTCATGGGCACGACCTGTAGCCTGCAGTACCGCGAGGACGGCGCGACGGAACGGCTCTGGGTCGTCGACCCCGGACACCCGATCGCCGACGGGCTGGACGAATCGATCGAACTCCCGCGGACGGAGATGTACGGCGAGCCGTTCGACGTTCCCGAGCCCGACCGGCTGGTGTTCACCAGCTGGTTCGAGGGCGGCGAGGTGTTCCGCAGCGGCTGTTGCTACCGGCGGGGCAGCGGCCGGATCTTCTACTTTCGGCCGGGCCACGAGGAGTACCCGATCTACGAGAACGAGGACGTGCGGCGAGTGCTGCGCAACGCCGTCGACTGGGCGACGCCGACGGAGGGCGCGCCGCGGACGTTCGGCGAACGCGAGTGA
- a CDS encoding AI-2E family transporter — translation MCAFRGWDGRRVVWASLGLVIALAIGVALYAYVGTLLFAIFLYYATRPLYRLLDRRLDHPNVTATVTILAVVVPMFAVVGYAGVVALRELDQFLAASDLEAYRSALQPYLSIARERNLDRLRRRLTSAPGRSITSILRGGLPGLLGRLSTVAGFVFSVLARFFLMLTFLFYLLRDDGTLRRWFVRSVDGDEQVVSFLDGVDDDLETIFVSNLAIVGVAAAIAAVTFLGLNLVASGGPVVATPVLLAVLIGIGTLIPAVGMKIVYVPYGLYLLGLALATATPLWQPIAFFVLSFTVVDTIPDFFARSLLSARSGVHMGLVLLGYFLGTLAFGWYGLFLGPIVVVLAVHFADRIFPDLASAVLAE, via the coding sequence ATGTGCGCGTTCCGCGGGTGGGACGGCCGCCGCGTCGTCTGGGCGAGTCTCGGTCTGGTCATCGCCCTCGCGATCGGCGTCGCCCTCTACGCCTACGTCGGAACGCTCCTGTTCGCGATCTTTCTCTACTACGCCACGCGGCCGCTCTACCGCCTGCTCGATCGCCGCCTCGACCATCCGAACGTGACGGCGACGGTCACGATCCTGGCCGTCGTCGTCCCCATGTTCGCCGTCGTCGGCTACGCGGGAGTCGTGGCCCTGCGGGAACTCGATCAGTTCCTCGCCGCGAGCGACCTCGAGGCCTATCGGTCGGCTCTCCAGCCGTACCTCTCGATCGCTCGAGAGCGGAACCTGGACCGACTCCGGCGACGGCTCACCTCCGCTCCGGGCCGATCGATCACCTCGATACTCCGCGGCGGCCTTCCCGGGCTCCTCGGGCGGCTCTCGACGGTCGCGGGGTTCGTCTTCTCGGTGCTCGCGCGGTTCTTCCTCATGCTCACGTTCCTCTTTTACCTGCTGCGCGACGACGGGACGCTCCGACGGTGGTTCGTCCGAAGCGTCGACGGCGACGAGCAGGTCGTCTCGTTTCTCGACGGGGTCGACGACGACCTCGAGACGATCTTCGTCAGTAACCTCGCGATCGTCGGCGTGGCAGCCGCTATCGCCGCCGTCACCTTTCTGGGTCTGAACCTGGTCGCCTCGGGTGGGCCGGTCGTCGCCACGCCGGTGTTGCTCGCCGTCCTGATCGGCATCGGGACGCTGATTCCCGCGGTCGGCATGAAGATCGTCTACGTCCCGTACGGCCTGTACCTCCTCGGTCTCGCGCTCGCGACGGCGACGCCGCTGTGGCAGCCGATCGCGTTCTTCGTCCTCTCGTTTACCGTCGTGGACACGATCCCCGACTTCTTCGCGCGGTCGCTGCTCTCGGCGCGCAGCGGCGTCCACATGGGACTGGTCCTGCTGGGTTACTTCCTCGGGACGCTCGCGTTCGGTTGGTACGGGCTCTTCCTCGGCCCGATCGTCGTGGTGCTGGCGGTCCACTTCGCCGATCGAATATTTCCCGACCTCGCGAGCGCGGTCCTCGCCGAGTGA
- a CDS encoding helix-hairpin-helix domain-containing protein has product MTDATTPIEATFELQRQSIRQSQQLFEQGIEFQENAMESFLRNGLAAQRSAQRQSTELARRFLDAQLEALEDAVDEDAYDVRSTVDDGFEEGTAQTKQAFNEGFEQHADLVQRMLHAQFDALESVMDGDEFNVRSAVNDGFDEFERTQDEAWEEFEDGFLEAVGELSEQQQQVLADSTQSMLEAQQETEEQTIEGVRRAEEAAETVQQQTEDVADTVQQSTEAVAQTAQESTESVARTSQQSAQDLVGEAAEATEDLAVETTDAIETATERGDNAEEQNLQSLEGVGQTYADRLAEAGIETIADLARTEATTVAEAAEISQARAADWIQAAQSQA; this is encoded by the coding sequence ATGACCGACGCCACCACACCGATCGAAGCCACGTTCGAACTGCAGCGCCAGTCGATCAGACAGAGCCAACAGCTGTTCGAGCAGGGAATCGAGTTCCAGGAGAACGCGATGGAGTCGTTCCTGCGCAACGGCCTCGCGGCACAGCGAAGCGCCCAGCGGCAGAGCACCGAACTCGCCCGCCGGTTCCTCGACGCTCAGCTCGAGGCCCTCGAGGACGCCGTCGACGAGGACGCGTACGACGTCCGATCGACCGTCGACGACGGGTTCGAAGAGGGGACGGCACAGACCAAGCAGGCGTTCAACGAGGGGTTCGAGCAGCACGCCGACCTCGTCCAGCGGATGCTTCACGCGCAGTTCGACGCCCTCGAGTCCGTCATGGACGGCGACGAGTTCAACGTTCGTTCGGCCGTCAACGACGGATTCGACGAGTTCGAGCGCACCCAGGACGAGGCCTGGGAGGAGTTCGAGGACGGCTTCCTCGAGGCGGTCGGCGAACTGAGCGAGCAGCAACAGCAGGTGCTCGCCGACTCGACGCAGTCGATGCTCGAGGCCCAGCAGGAGACCGAAGAGCAGACGATCGAGGGCGTCCGCCGCGCCGAGGAGGCCGCCGAGACGGTCCAGCAGCAGACCGAAGACGTCGCCGACACCGTCCAGCAGTCGACCGAAGCGGTCGCACAGACGGCCCAGGAGTCCACCGAGTCGGTCGCCCGGACGAGCCAGCAGAGCGCACAGGACCTGGTCGGTGAGGCCGCCGAAGCGACCGAGGACCTCGCGGTCGAGACGACGGACGCGATCGAAACCGCGACCGAACGGGGCGACAACGCTGAGGAACAGAACCTGCAGTCTCTCGAGGGCGTCGGCCAGACCTACGCCGACCGTCTCGCCGAGGCGGGCATCGAGACCATCGCCGACCTCGCCAGAACGGAAGCGACCACCGTCGCAGAGGCCGCGGAGATCTCGCAAGCCCGCGCGGCCGACTGGATTCAGGCCGCCCAGTCCCAGGCGTAG
- a CDS encoding Gfo/Idh/MocA family oxidoreductase yields MIGDGLGIGIVGLGGMGHLHARSVSDLGADVVAGTDLVEAQRRRFADEFGARTYETHEEMVVEDDVDAVIVTTPNRFHEPIAVDALEAGCHVLVEKPLAHTLESAERIARTAARADGICMVGFHNRHAASMAMFDEQHARGRFGDLTHVEANYVRRRGVPGPGSWFTDPELAGGGALLDIGVHALDLALYTLDFPEITEVSGVARTTFGTDAEYADPDGFGDNWDAEAETYEVDDSVSAFVRTAEGQTISLEAAWATNREESMDFRVRGTEAGAQFDIGDTSLDILEAGTAGVDHYADVTMTGDESVTGYTQQDAQFLEAIALGATPETNTVEEALTVQRVIDAIYRSSETGRATELAEPAVSEFQLEQATRLE; encoded by the coding sequence ATGATCGGCGACGGCCTCGGTATCGGGATCGTCGGCCTGGGCGGCATGGGCCACCTCCACGCGCGCAGCGTCTCCGACCTCGGCGCCGACGTCGTCGCCGGCACCGACCTCGTCGAGGCGCAGCGACGACGGTTCGCCGACGAGTTCGGCGCGCGAACCTACGAGACCCACGAGGAGATGGTCGTCGAAGACGACGTCGACGCCGTTATCGTGACGACGCCCAACCGGTTCCACGAACCGATCGCCGTCGACGCCCTCGAGGCCGGCTGTCACGTGTTAGTCGAGAAGCCGCTGGCCCACACCTTAGAGAGCGCCGAGCGGATCGCCCGCACCGCCGCGCGCGCGGACGGAATCTGCATGGTCGGCTTCCACAACCGCCACGCCGCCTCGATGGCCATGTTCGACGAACAGCACGCTCGCGGCCGGTTCGGCGACCTCACCCACGTCGAGGCCAACTACGTCCGCCGGCGGGGCGTCCCCGGCCCCGGCTCGTGGTTCACCGACCCCGAACTCGCCGGCGGCGGCGCCCTGCTCGACATCGGCGTCCACGCGCTCGATCTCGCCCTCTACACGCTCGACTTCCCGGAGATCACGGAGGTCTCCGGCGTCGCCCGGACGACGTTCGGCACCGACGCGGAGTACGCCGACCCCGACGGGTTCGGCGACAACTGGGACGCCGAGGCCGAGACCTACGAGGTCGACGACTCCGTCAGCGCGTTCGTCCGCACGGCCGAAGGCCAGACGATCTCGCTGGAGGCCGCGTGGGCGACCAATCGCGAGGAGAGCATGGACTTCCGCGTGCGCGGCACCGAGGCCGGCGCGCAGTTCGACATCGGTGACACCAGTCTCGACATCCTCGAGGCGGGCACCGCGGGCGTCGATCACTACGCCGACGTGACGATGACCGGCGACGAGTCGGTGACCGGCTACACCCAGCAGGACGCGCAGTTCCTCGAGGCGATCGCCCTGGGCGCGACGCCCGAGACGAACACGGTCGAGGAGGCCCTGACCGTCCAGCGCGTCATCGACGCGATCTACCGCTCGAGCGAGACGGGACGTGCGACCGAACTCGCCGAACCGGCGGTCTCGGAGTTCCAGCTCGAGCAGGCGACGCGACTCGAGTAG
- a CDS encoding Mrp/NBP35 family ATP-binding protein, with protein MDEAAVRDRLRTVEDPELGDDIVSLGLVNDISVDGEQVAIDLALGAPYSPTETDIAGEVRELLVEEGLEPDLSASVPDRDDVANEDQVLPGVKNVIAVASGKGGVGKSTVAVNLAAGLSRLGASVGLFDADVYGPNVPRMVDADEPPMATEDETLVPPEKYGVKLMSMAFLTGEDDPVIWRGPMVHKVITQLTEDVEWGHLDYLVIDLPPGTGDTQLTMLQTMPVTGAVIVTTPQDVALDDARKGLEMFAKHDTVVLGIAENMSTFSCPDCGGEHDIFGSGGGREFADEHEMPFLGSIPLDPAVREGGDGGKPTVLEDESATGDAFRTITENVANNTGIVHRRGVSQTRRNEAASTDR; from the coding sequence ATGGACGAAGCTGCCGTTCGCGACCGCCTCCGGACGGTCGAGGATCCGGAACTCGGCGACGATATCGTCTCGCTCGGACTCGTCAACGACATCAGTGTCGACGGCGAGCAGGTCGCTATCGATCTCGCGCTGGGGGCGCCCTACTCCCCCACCGAGACCGATATCGCCGGCGAGGTGCGCGAACTGCTCGTCGAGGAGGGGCTCGAGCCGGACCTCTCGGCGAGCGTTCCCGACCGCGACGACGTCGCCAACGAGGACCAGGTGCTGCCGGGCGTCAAGAACGTCATCGCCGTCGCCTCCGGGAAGGGCGGCGTCGGCAAGTCGACGGTCGCCGTCAACCTCGCGGCCGGTCTCTCGAGACTGGGCGCCTCTGTCGGGTTGTTCGACGCCGACGTCTACGGGCCGAACGTGCCGCGGATGGTCGACGCCGACGAGCCGCCGATGGCCACCGAGGACGAGACGCTCGTGCCGCCGGAGAAGTACGGCGTGAAGCTGATGAGCATGGCCTTCCTCACCGGCGAGGACGACCCCGTCATCTGGCGCGGACCGATGGTCCACAAGGTCATCACCCAGTTGACGGAGGACGTCGAGTGGGGGCACCTCGATTACCTCGTCATCGACCTCCCGCCGGGGACCGGCGACACCCAGCTGACGATGCTCCAGACGATGCCCGTCACCGGCGCGGTGATCGTCACGACGCCCCAGGACGTCGCGCTGGACGACGCCCGCAAGGGCCTCGAGATGTTCGCCAAACACGACACCGTCGTGCTCGGTATCGCCGAGAACATGTCGACGTTCTCCTGTCCCGACTGCGGCGGCGAACACGACATCTTCGGCTCCGGCGGCGGCCGAGAGTTCGCCGACGAACACGAGATGCCGTTCCTGGGCTCGATTCCGCTCGATCCGGCCGTCCGCGAGGGCGGCGACGGCGGGAAACCGACCGTCCTCGAGGACGAGAGCGCCACGGGCGACGCCTTCCGGACGATCACCGAGAACGTCGCGAACAACACCGGGATCGTCCACCGGCGCGGCGTCTCACAGACCAGACGGAACGAGGCAGCATCGACCGATCGATGA
- a CDS encoding potassium channel family protein: MCIEMVRFGLLNVTAGAVESLSSTGPVRLLSLAVGIGCLSVAIVDLFWTILWDDKGAGPLSSRLMISAWHRLRTLGDERDQGLSIGGPLILALNLLVWVGLIWLGWTLVFAGSEDALVHSRPTGPVTWIGRFYFVAQTMFTMGNGDFYPGSSLWQVAAALTTASGMLFVTLGVSYVISVLDGVTGRRSYANSVLGIGKRGETFVTTGWNGEDFDQFDHLLDTLSAELSDLGAQHKIHPILHYYHSDELLDSSARAVVVFDEALTLLRFGVPEEHRPNDALIASARSNAESYLNAYTDTIEPADQVPPAPDLDHLREAGVPTVSDAEFADALADLDERRRQLRAVIEASGREWPSGSDD, encoded by the coding sequence ATGTGTATCGAGATGGTCAGGTTCGGCCTTCTCAACGTCACCGCCGGTGCCGTCGAGAGCCTCTCATCGACCGGGCCGGTACGGCTCCTGTCTCTCGCGGTCGGAATCGGCTGTCTCTCCGTCGCGATCGTCGACCTGTTCTGGACGATCCTCTGGGACGACAAGGGTGCGGGACCGCTCTCGTCGCGGTTAATGATCAGCGCGTGGCACCGGCTCCGCACTCTCGGCGACGAGCGCGACCAGGGACTTTCGATCGGCGGGCCGCTCATCCTCGCGTTGAACCTCCTCGTGTGGGTCGGACTCATCTGGCTCGGCTGGACGCTCGTCTTCGCCGGCAGCGAGGACGCTCTCGTTCACTCCCGCCCGACGGGACCCGTCACGTGGATCGGGCGGTTCTACTTCGTCGCACAGACCATGTTCACGATGGGGAACGGGGACTTCTACCCCGGCTCCAGCCTGTGGCAAGTCGCCGCCGCTCTGACGACGGCCAGCGGGATGTTGTTCGTCACGCTGGGCGTGTCGTACGTGATCTCGGTGCTCGACGGCGTCACCGGCCGTCGATCGTACGCGAACAGCGTCCTGGGGATCGGTAAACGGGGCGAGACGTTCGTCACGACCGGCTGGAACGGCGAGGACTTCGACCAGTTCGACCACCTCCTCGACACGCTCTCGGCCGAGCTCAGTGACCTCGGGGCCCAGCACAAGATCCATCCGATCCTCCACTACTACCACAGCGACGAACTGCTCGACTCCTCGGCCAGAGCGGTCGTCGTCTTCGACGAGGCGCTGACGCTCCTGCGGTTCGGGGTTCCCGAGGAACACCGACCTAACGACGCGCTCATCGCGAGTGCGCGCTCGAACGCCGAGAGCTACCTCAACGCGTACACCGACACGATCGAGCCGGCCGACCAGGTGCCACCGGCACCGGATCTCGATCACCTCCGCGAGGCGGGCGTTCCCACGGTCTCCGACGCGGAGTTCGCCGACGCGCTCGCGGACCTCGACGAGCGCCGCCGGCAGCTGCGCGCCGTCATCGAGGCGAGCGGTCGCGAGTGGCCGTCGGGGAGCGACGACTGA
- a CDS encoding uracil-DNA glycosylase — MDEECRNCPALCETRTQVVHGYGDVDADFLFVGERPTASADAIGVPFAAETEDGTAADGTESETTLRRMLERLGLCDATSPADEPVLENVYLTNLTRCRDPDRRPTDEEIANCDPYLNAEIRMINPEILVPVGERPLRELGVEYTTTPADDLALPDDHARRIRGRGFELVPMVDPREQSDAQTQAWLEEFVDLMASDYRQTKGRRER; from the coding sequence ATGGACGAGGAGTGTCGGAACTGTCCGGCGCTCTGTGAGACGCGCACGCAGGTCGTCCACGGCTACGGCGACGTCGACGCGGACTTCCTGTTCGTCGGCGAGCGCCCGACCGCGAGCGCGGACGCGATCGGCGTCCCCTTCGCCGCGGAGACGGAAGACGGGACCGCGGCCGACGGCACCGAGTCCGAAACGACGCTCCGTCGGATGCTCGAGCGCCTCGGGCTCTGCGACGCGACGTCGCCGGCGGACGAGCCGGTCCTCGAGAACGTCTACCTGACGAACCTCACGCGCTGTCGCGACCCCGATCGGCGACCGACCGACGAGGAGATCGCCAACTGCGATCCCTACCTCAACGCCGAGATCCGGATGATCAACCCCGAGATCCTCGTTCCCGTCGGCGAGCGACCCCTGCGGGAGCTCGGCGTGGAGTACACGACGACGCCGGCCGACGACCTCGCGCTGCCCGACGATCACGCGCGGCGGATCCGCGGTCGCGGGTTCGAACTCGTTCCGATGGTCGACCCCCGCGAGCAGTCCGACGCGCAAACGCAGGCGTGGCTCGAGGAGTTCGTCGACCTGATGGCGTCGGACTACCGGCAGACGAAGGGGCGACGCGAGCGGTAA
- a CDS encoding translation initiation factor eIF-2B yields the protein MIDETVEEIQEMQTHSSSVVAVRATRALEELLEREFATVDEYTRALERNGSVLRRANPSHASLQNAVREVVDDVTDADPESVEAAKEYTRDKIDAVVSRVESGKDLAAENAADLLEDGATLLTHDYSSTVLEALERATDAGKSFEVYVTEARPRYIGRKTARALSDLDGVETTLITDSAHGVYLEDCDRVVVGMDCIVEDTLYNRVGTFPIASTAARLDVPVTVLGSASKIVSEGFVFENEFRPGSEVMPEPAEGFAVENPNYDATPIELLESVVTDEGRQTF from the coding sequence ATGATCGACGAGACGGTCGAGGAGATTCAGGAGATGCAGACCCACAGCTCCTCGGTGGTGGCCGTCCGCGCCACGCGCGCCCTCGAGGAGTTGCTCGAGCGGGAGTTCGCCACCGTCGACGAGTACACGCGCGCCCTCGAGCGCAACGGCTCGGTGCTCCGGCGGGCGAACCCCTCCCACGCCTCGCTGCAGAACGCGGTCCGTGAGGTCGTCGACGACGTCACCGACGCCGATCCGGAGAGCGTCGAGGCGGCGAAAGAGTACACCCGGGACAAGATCGACGCGGTCGTCTCGCGGGTCGAGTCGGGGAAGGACCTCGCGGCGGAGAACGCCGCCGACCTCCTCGAGGACGGCGCGACGCTGCTGACCCACGATTACTCGTCGACGGTGCTGGAGGCCCTCGAGCGGGCGACCGACGCGGGAAAGAGCTTCGAGGTCTACGTCACCGAAGCCCGGCCCCGATACATCGGCCGCAAGACGGCGCGGGCGCTGTCGGACCTCGATGGCGTCGAGACGACGCTGATCACCGACAGCGCCCACGGGGTCTACCTCGAGGACTGTGACCGCGTCGTCGTCGGCATGGACTGCATCGTCGAGGACACGCTGTACAACCGCGTCGGCACGTTCCCGATCGCGTCGACGGCCGCACGGCTGGACGTCCCCGTCACCGTCCTCGGCTCGGCGTCGAAGATCGTCAGCGAGGGGTTCGTCTTCGAAAACGAGTTCCGGCCGGGCAGCGAGGTGATGCCGGAACCCGCGGAGGGCTTCGCCGTCGAAAACCCCAATTACGACGCGACGCCGATCGAACTGCTCGAGAGCGTCGTCACCGACGAGGGACGACAGACGTTCTAG
- the sugE gene encoding quaternary ammonium compound efflux SMR transporter SugE — protein MSWYLLVLAGLFEVGWAIGLEYSDGLSRPLPTLATVVSLVISMGLLAVAVRDLPVGTAYAVWTGIGAVGTATLGIALFDEPASSARLVFLSVIVVGIVGLHLTGGH, from the coding sequence ATGTCGTGGTATCTGCTGGTACTCGCGGGACTGTTCGAAGTCGGCTGGGCGATCGGACTCGAGTACTCCGACGGGCTCTCGAGACCGCTCCCGACGCTCGCTACCGTCGTCTCCCTCGTCATCAGCATGGGGCTGTTGGCAGTGGCGGTCCGGGATCTCCCGGTGGGAACCGCGTACGCGGTCTGGACGGGAATCGGCGCCGTCGGAACCGCGACGCTCGGAATCGCCCTCTTCGACGAACCCGCGTCGTCGGCTCGACTCGTGTTCCTCAGCGTGATCGTCGTCGGAATCGTCGGGCTCCATCTCACCGGCGGCCACTGA